Proteins encoded in a region of the Oscarella lobularis chromosome 5, ooOscLobu1.1, whole genome shotgun sequence genome:
- the LOC136187608 gene encoding RILP-like protein 1, with protein sequence MAADRFKLSVTDVYETTASVGSEFQRFVDLYGSESIERLMPAVLKALEQLESLAIAAEETDDEVKNLKLERDIAKRDLAEEKRKQRQKEADMASVIDSLEREIATLQDKRTQKTKASTAETTSGARNAAETATTVLEGEDEDALRTMTERFAAKSDEVKYKERELAKKDDDIAALNQQIKRLATVNEDLRKNVALYRAKYDSMAEAKTTVEFQLEVTRQTVTQLEKRIEEQDEALAETNKSEKDHDVSEKEKVTEPVRPRTMRENSLEPRYSLEDLRTVLKQRNDWQTKAYALKDELEAIKIKFNIDWPSDEEEEEDDETGMVSRHLEGKGTSSSKKKSGVSPKAVAAPQPVEVLEMSEIHHKEKTEVDGGRKLSGVKQILSELPSFGTEDKNN encoded by the exons ATGGCTGCCGATCGTTTCAAATTGTCCGTGACGGACGTctacgaaacgacggcgtcaGTAGGAAGCGAATTTCAGCGATTTGTCGACCTGTACGGCAGCGAATCTATCGAAAGGCTCATGCCGGCCGTCCTGAAAGCGCTCGAGCAACTCGAATCGCTCGCAATAGCGGCAGAGgagaccgacgacgaagtgaagaaCCTCAAGTTAGAACGAGACATCGCCAAACGCGATTTGGCcgaagagaagcgaaagcaACGCCAAAAGGAAGCA GACATGGCGAGCGTTATAGACAGCCTAGAGCGCGAGATAGCGACTCTCCAGGACAAGAGAACTCAGAAAACTAAAGCATCGACagccgaaacgacgagcggcgcaaggaacgccgcAGAAACGGCGACAACGGTTCTggaaggagaagacgaag ACGCGTTGCGGACGATGACGGAAAGGTTTGCTGCCAAGAGTGACGAGGTGAAATACAAGGAAAGAGAGCTGGCAAAGAAAGATGACGATATTGCCGCC ctgAATCAACAGATCAAGCGCCTTGCGACTGTGAATGAGGACCTGCGGAAGAACGTCGCTCTCTATCGGGCAAAATACGATAGTATGGCGGAAGCCAAAACAACGGTAGAATTCCAGCTGGAAGTGACGCGACAGACGGTGACACAGCTGGAGAAGCGGATTGAAGAGCAGGACGAGGCTCTGGCAGAGACTAACAAGTCGGAAAAAGACCACGATGTtagtgaaaaagaaaaagtgaccGAGCCTGTTCGGCCGAGAACAATGAGAGAAAATTCACTTGAGCCAAGGTATTCACTCGAAGACCTCAGAACGGTGCTGAAACAGAGAAATGACTGGCAGACAAAAGCCTATGCGTTGAAGGACGAATTGGAGGCAATAAAGATAAA gtttaaCATTGACTGGCCATCagatgaagaggaggaggaggatgacGAGACAGGGATGGTCAGTCGACATCTCGAAGGTAAAGgtacgtcatcgtcgaagaaaaagtctgGAGTCAGTCCCAAGGCAGTGGCGGCTCCTCAACCAGTCGAGGTGCTAGAAATGAGCGAGATACATCACAAGGAGAAGACTGAAGTCGACGGCGGTCGTAAGCTATCCGGCGTCAAGCAAAT TTTGAGTGAACTGCCGAGCTTTGGCACCGAAGACAAAAACAACTAA